GCCTTTTCGCTATATGGCCCATCCACTTCAAGAAATTTTACACAAGGTAAAACCAACATGTATTGATGATGTAAGGAAAAAAAAGGTAGAGGCCTTGTAGTCTTCTTTACTATGTTGGAGTATAGGAAAGTACCTGAAGAGTAATGGTGCAGAGATGAAAGAATCATGTAGTTCATGTTCATCCATATAGGACCTCTCCAGTATGGTGCATCATGCTCAGTGTTACGTTTCATATACATCGAACTGCACCAAAACAATGTTCTTTCTTATCATACAAGAACTCAAATATTCTGAACTGGTTATGGTTGTTCTTGTGAGCTCACCTGGTTTTGGCAAGCGAAACTAGTCCATAGTCACTCCATAAGATGCTCCTGTTTGAAATGAGATCAAGCTGTTTCTCCAGGATTGGCGATGCCTTTAATCGACCAAAAATATGTGAAGATTCAGATCATAAAGTAACTGGTCCCATAAAGGTTTCAAAGATACGGAATACATATTTAGCAGAAAAAACTCACAGCTGGGATGATTCTAGACATGAAGGGAAAGAAACTGACATAACCGACTTGGGGAACCAATCTTAACTTGGGTTTTCCAAAACTCTTCCTTATAAGCTGCCGAGAGAGGTGACCATTTTCTGAAATTACCTCCTTCCATACTAACTTAACCTGTTGATCAATAGAAGCAACAGCTGTGGCTTAACGAAAAGACTAAGAATCTATGACACAAATGATACTAAAGCCTATTAATTTATAAAGCTTCTCTTACTTTTTCTGTATGATTACCAAAGTCAAAGTAAGCCCCATGGTCCTTATCATAGTGCATCTGCGCAGAAAAATGAGAAGAGAATATGGCAAGAAGAAAAAGTTAATGCAATCATGGGCTTGAAAATCAAGTTATACATACCAACTACAGCGTCACTATTAACGAAAGAGAAAAGTTTgacatgagagagagagagagtagaccTGATTCAGAAGATCGAAATTTGAAAGCAGCTTGGCAGTTGAATCGTAATGCTCCTGCAGGATTTACGCCAGTAACatgtgaaggaaaaaaaataagggAGACATCCCTTCTGCTATCTATCTTGGGCTAACCTTtgagattttattttcttttcccaAAAGCTTTGTGATGGAATTCATGCAATCTGCAGCGAGATACATCCAGCATCTAAGATCAACGTGTCGCTCATCTTCACTTGGGTGCGAAGCCCGAGGATAATCATCCAGCCCGGAGGAAAGCGTCTGCAGGAAATATAAGACATCATATTTATCTCTGAAAAATCTGTCAATCGAACTGCCAAATCCGCAGATAAGACACTTAACTAAGTAGTAAGCCTACTATAAAACATCGCCCGCACGCAGAAGAATTCTGAGACATTTTATCACTAACAGGGATATATGGTACCACAGCAAAAACTCTTCAATCATTGTTATATATTCGCTAAAGAACATAAGCAAGAAGCTTATTGGGAGAAAACCTTATAATTGACACTCGAGACTTGCAGTATGATAACATACCTTAGGGTTAAGTTCTCGAGTTGTTGTGTTGTCTCTGCCATGCCAAAAGTAGCTTCCTCTCTCCTTTCCTAGCGTTTAATTAAGTCATAGGAAACAATATATGAAGTAGCCCAATTAAGAATGTAAGACCAGTTGAAGACAAGAGCTCTTCAAATATAGCGATCACGATTTACAACTAGTGATCCAACTGTTACTACAAACTCTAAAAATAGCCACTTAAGATACTACAAACtctaaaaagttaaaacacaGAGCACTTGAATGCTAAAACGATACTGTAAATCTAAAATGGCGTTACACCATAAAACTAGTGGACAACCATGCTGTTACCTGTCTGGGAAGTATTAAACCACTGAAACCATGCATCTAAGCGTACGGAAGCCCGCTCAAGGAATGACAATATTTCATCCCTTTCTGATGCCATAAACTTTTCCGTCTTTATACCATCTATCAGATCTGGAAAACGAATATCGTCACTACATGGAATTATATTGATTTCACACATTCAATCGAGAAATTGCGAAGCTAGGTGATAGCACTAAACATCTAATTGTAATAGGAAGCTGATAAGGATATTGCTGACCAAGGATTGGCATTAGAATAAACTAATAGTATCGCACAAGCGCTTACAGAAAAATTAATTCTAGAGTGATGATCAAAAGGCAGGCATAAGCAAAAAAGATTCTTACCACGTATAACCAAAAATAGTGTTGGTGGATTGCCATTACTCGGGTACTGAACCACGAACTCCTCTGGAACCTTACTGCAGTTAACGAAACTCTCAAAAACATTTACAACAATAAGTCAATGACCATTACTACCAGGGTTAGTGAGAGAGTGTAAAATACCTTAGCGCTTCAGCACCTAAAATTTGCTCACGTGGAATCCATCCATCTATGTTCAATAGGTCTAACCAATGTCCAACGATATCCAAAGTCATACGAAAGTCCCAGCGCCTGCTCAAAGCACACAGAACACAATCCAAAGAATGATTAAGCGGTAAGATGATTTTTGCTTTTTACTCTGTAATATGCTATTTTCtaataaaacattgttttcaGAAAATCCATTTAAGAATGAATTACAATAGCATTATATCAGAAATCTTCAACATACAAATGATCAATAAGAACATACCAGATCAACAACTGATGGAAACCTTCGTCCCACAAAAAGCCCCTAGGAAAAAAGGGCCGGCTTGGAACGGCTGTGTACAGTTCGGCTGGCCAATATAGCAAGAAATTATCCCGACTTTCAGGCTGCAGTAGTAGATATTAATTGTATGATTATGTAAGAGGTCCTACCTATTTTGCAGATGGGAAGAACATCAAAAACTAATACACAATAAGCATGATGGAAATACTTGCCTCACTGCTTTTAGGAGCATAAATTTTTGATTGACCATAGAAATAACCAATGCCACCAAGCATGTTTGCAATTGCAGTCTTGCCAACCCCTACTGTTTCTGAATCATGCTGGAACCACGGGAAACTGAGATTGAGCATCGATCGGATAGATGCGAATTATCAATTATAGGTACGTTATGACAACATATGCTCGACATTGAGAAGAAACAGAAATGCATATAAGCAGAGAGAGAAGAACTATTCCTTGTGGAAGGAGACTCTGAACGGTAAAGAATAAAAGAGATAAAGTAAATACAGAGAGGTTTCAGCAGTCTCTCTGTTTTCAACTACACATCCAAAAGACTTCTGGGTGGGCCAAAGATTATCTATTAGCATGGGTAACTGAAGTCCGTACATTTGATAGTAATAAATAACAGCATACCTCTTCAGAAAGGTTGAAGCATTCCGTAAATTTTGCATCAAATTCTCTATGTTTTTTCCTAAGTAGATCAGAGAGTGGTAAACCtacatgaaatatttatatgaaactCAGCGCAAATACAATAAAAGTGGACAATATCAACGACATTAGTGATCAGAATGTTTTCTTTGCTGTCAGAGAACATTTTCATTACTGGAGCAGAAAAAACAGACAACAGCAGATACACATGATCAGCAATCCCTATTGAAGCAGATACATATAATTAACCTGTGAGACTTGTTAAACGCTTTTCCAAGTTTGAACTTTCTCCTCTGATACCGGAGACAAAGGGAATATCTATTGTAAATGGAAGCTTCCCAGAAATCTGTATGACAAACGAAATGTTGGCACTGGACACTTGAACATATTGATCATAGATTCCATAGGAATTAAGAACATTAATACACTGATTACCTGAAAGACGTAAATGTTGGAAGAATCCTCTGATGTGTCAGAGAGCTGAAGTCGTCCAAGCTTCCTAGCCTGAAAACATACAAGCCAAGATATATTAAGCATTGCCATCtacatagaaaataaaataaactaccCTGGGCCCTTTCAAATGAGTAATGAACTGAAAAACTAGCAGACCTGCAGAGCGAGATTTCGCTGAACTAGATCAGATAGATTATATATGTGAGGCGTCTTGAAACCGGAATAATGTGTCTCCAGCTGATTCTGCAATTGAAGAACAATTAGAATGGTTAGATCCAGATGAGCATCAGGGGAGTGAACATACGAAACACAACAGAGAATGTCAAATCACAAACAGATCCACTTTCAGCAGAGACAGCTACAAAAATCCTAAGATCTCTAAAGAGCACTTCAAATAACGAAAATACCTGTGATCTTAAGTGTATCTGCCAGTCTCCTACATCTTCACGTGAACCCGAAACCAAAAGAGAGCTCCCTTGAAAATCTAAAGCATCTTGGCCTAGATTCAGAACACTGCCACCTTCATCAGCTAAATAGAAGAAGAGATGCGCACTTCTCTTTGCATCACCACTCAACCTAGTTAATAATGTCAacgaaaaacaacaaaaaactTTGTCACTCAGTCCACAGTGCAATACAAAAGCCGAACACACTAGTGTAAAAATCAGAAATCACCCTTTATTTTTAACATCGATCCGAACAGACCAATCCCCTCCATAACCAAAGCTACCATCATCATCACCCTTTGACTTGACAAAACTAGTCTCCAATACCATATCGTTTTCAACCAGCTCCTGCCTCCCAAAATCACGCCCGTTGTGCTCTCTCCATCCAAACGAGCTTAAATCATCAGAGTTCTCACAGAAATGGCGCATAACATACATCTCATCCTTGACACCGAGCCACATCAAGCCAGCTACAAGTGACTGTGGAGTTCTGCATTCCCATTAATGTAACAAAATAAGGATTCACATAAACACAAGAACcgtgactctctctctctctctctctctctcacctcgCACGAACTCCAAAATAAACATGAGGACGATACGTTCCCCAGTACAAGCTCTCCTTATGCTCTCCCTGGAACTGTTACACACACATATACGATTCAACTCAATTTCTCACAACAAGAAGGAAGCAAAATCATCAAATATAAGATTTGTATTTACCATAGACAAATCCATGAGTTTCGGAGCAGGGAAAGGAGTGATAACCCTAGGCAGCTTCCTCTGTGACTCGTGGCTAACAACAATCCGATTGATGACGAAGTAGATGACTGCGATCCCTAGAAGCATTAGCACAACCAGTATCTTGAGATTCGACTTGAAAGCGCCGATCGACACGAGCTCCTTGCCTTTGCCTCCTCGGCGGATACTCGGTGGATAACGAAGCGAATCGCCGCCGgaagatgatgacgatgatTTGATTCGACCATGCGCGCTCCGACGGCTCGCTCCGGTCATGATCGCAGTATCGGGAGTCGGAGAAAATGCGAATCGGAAACTTGTGAATGATTTGGGTCTTGTTAATTGATTGATTGCTACGATCAGTGGAGACTGGAGACGGGAGGGAGAGTGAAGGGTTTGACTTTGACCAATCGTGTTTGGCCTCTAATTAAACTCCTAATTACTAATTAGTCCTAACTCCTAACTAAAAAGATCAGTTTTCTCGGCAAGATTATCATTTTAAGAGCATACCTATGACACCAAAtttgatgtttaaattataccaaattttgtattttagtgTCAAATTTATTTTGTCATCTCTAATCATATATCAAATATTATcaccaaaataatattatatattatataatgttttctgtattaatagtttttatatttttatcatttgaaattgataaatattttttatcactttttgatttaatttttattaatttttcgtaattatatgtttataaaatttatttccgtttataattttggtttaacaatattatacatgtattttattttatataaaatactatattaaatttacaaaacattaattatgaaaatcacataacaaaacaatatatttattttaataaatttatattagttaataatacatctttaactatattataaaataaaatagtattaaatataacttaaataaaattttaattaatattttaaatattattttaaaatttggtgaATTTggtgaattttaaataatataaacaaatttatattattttaaaatttggtgaatttaatagtattaaatataacttaaataaaattttaattaatattttaaaataaaacaaatgataaTAATCATTGATTTcctatttcaaaataaaataaaataaaatattaagttctataatatttatttacaacataaaaatgataataataatttagtaatttcttagttgaaaataaaataaaaatattttaactatgtaaaaataatttaaaaatataaataatacaatatatttatgtttagttacacatttgaattgattaataataataattgaaagaaatttgaactaattaataattattattatattatagtattaatgaaacataataaaatatatatattaaatatttgatgtgATACCTAATCAATAATTTTGACCAAAGAACttgttttatttcattttcatcGTTTTGACCTTAGTTGGTTTTTTTCCATTTTGCTTTGTTTAGcttcaaaatattttcctaTTTACTTAGAtcatgtaattttataaattccTAAGTgtattagtttttaattttctgtgaatttagttataaaatgtGATATAATACACCACTTAGTTGTGATATTGTTTGCAGATTATGTTAATTGGTACATGTGAAAAAATGAAGTTAACCTCTTAGCTTTTGTCCCTGTCTCTTAAATAGCCGCTTCATTATGCTGCATTCGTTATAGATTTTCAGTATCTGAAGGTTTATTGTCATATTAGTTTCATCCTCTAATTACCAAAGCTCATTACAGTATTGGTTCAAATATCTGCATTCCAGGTTCGAACTTCTGCCATACAAAAGTAATAAAAACTAGTGGACTTTTATAAACATAGAATACAATTGTTCAGCCTAATATACTCGTACTTACACAACAACACAGAGATCTACATTACACAGAGATTTACATCCATGTCCACAAGTCCTTGACGAAAAATGCTTCATTGATCACAACATATAAGTAATAGATAAGCAATCAACTTTGAGGTCAGAACCACTCGGCCATGCATTTAGGGTAAAGCTCACTCTCAGTAGCAATGGAAGAGAGGCCACGAAGCTCCTTCTGAACTTTCCGTCTCTCGTAAAAGACTGAGCACGCAAGGGAATTGCATTTCACTCCGCACTGCACCACCCAGTCTCCCCCACCACAGTGTCTGCATATCTGCAAATAAagataaatcaattaaaaaaagcAAGACATATGGACCAAGAAAGCTGCAAATGCATCTACAGAGATTGAACTGAGCTCTCAACGTACCGTGGCCAAGTGATGCATCTCTCTCTCCAATTTCGAAGTCTTCCAAACAATGGTTGCAGCAGCACCACCGTTTTTTAGGCACCGGTTACATAACTGAGCAGAGTCCCGAACCACTTCCCCACACAAGAGGCAATGTTTCGAGagataaaaataatcaatccTAGTTCTGTGCGAGTTTCTAGAGTTCAAGGGGCGCTGTCCAAGTGAGCTTTTGGTGGGACGTGGCATCTCCAGAAACCACTGGTTCAAATCTGCACCCACAAGTCCAAACACCCTCTGCAGAGCTGGTATAATCTGTTTGTTGATGTAGTACAAGTCGTTCAATCGGTAAGGCGAATCGATGTCCAAAAGAACCAGCGGGTCCACCACCATATCAACAAGCCTAGCTCCTGGCTCCCCGTGGATCACAACGTAAGGCACTCGTTCAGCGTATCGTGGCTCTGTCCGGGGGTCCGCTCTCATCGCCTTGGTTGCCACGATAGCTGCTGGAGGAAGGAGCGAAGAGTCTCTTGTGCTATAAGTCCCCAACCGAACTTCTTTTGCAAAGACAAAATCTTGAAGAGACACTCTCCCTTGTAGTATCCGTTTCCACTGTCTATACAAGTACGACTTAACCTGCACaatgaaaaagagaaaaagcaGATGTAAGCAAGCCACTTCAGTTGGTCAGCTGATAATTTAAAAAGAGGGAGAGAAATCAAATTTTGTACCGTAGAGATGCTCTTCTTTTCAAAGAAGAGTCTCAATGACTGCTCCATAGTTTTTGCAACAGCTTCACAAGTGTCTCTTCGAACAGTTTCAATACCTTTTGCATCAAATGTAGGCTTGTTCTGATCTGGACTTTCGTAACTGTACCCAACATAGCGCTTCTTCGTGAGGAGGAAACAAGGTTGATAGACTTTCTCCATCTTTAGAGTGACTGGATATGGATTCATTTCGGTGATTGCAGATGCAATCTCTTGTCCGACTTCAAAAGCTTCTTTAACAGTTCGTCCTTTGAGGAGGACAAACATACTAACACAAAAaggtaaattaaaatgtatgaGGGCCACACGGAGAAAGCAAATAAAGAAACTGTGATATGGATATTACCTATCTGTGTCGCCATAAACAACTCTAGCCTTCCAATTCTCATTGGCATTGACGAACGAAATAGCCTTCTCAAGTGTGCTACGACCACACTGGACAATACTATCTGCCAGCTCCGCACAAGGCATTCGACCACTGAAGCCAGCAGCAGTGTAGCCATAAGTCACATTTGCTATCAGCTTTAAAGCAAGCTGCCTCGCATTAAATATCtggaagaaaaaacaaataccatcaaaaattgcaatttttatttttttagaacaaaaaacTGTAGAAACGTTTGTAGATGAAATCAGAATCCCTAGTCATAATATTAGGTATGGACTCTGATCAAGATAATAACCATACCCGACCCAAAACTGCTTCTGAAGGAGTCAATTTTTTCATTGCTTTTTTCACCATTATTCTTGTAGATAGAATTTCCTCCAGGAGCCTTGGTAATATTCCTCTCCGCACCTACATGTAAGAAGAGGATGTAACTGTTATGCTTAAGCTAATGATGCTTTAGGGAAATGAAATCATTTTGTTTGTATTGAATATGATGTGACTTTAGATTCAAGGTTTATTTTTCTCAAGAAAAGCAATTTGCTTTACCTCTGGTGGCACGTACATAACACTGTTTGGGGTCTGCAGGATCTGATTAAAATCCTGAAGAACATCAAGGTCCAGAGAGTATGAGCTGACCCCAAGGGTGTTCATTTTCAAATGTGCAAGTTTTCCGAGGCATGTACAAAAGCACAGGTTATATGCTATAATCATTGAAGGGTAAAGAGATTGAAAGTCCAGCACAATAACAGGATCCTCGTAGAAGGCAGATTCTGGTTCCATCACAAGAGGTACGCACTGCATAGCTGGCTGAGAAGCAACCTACATAATCACATGATCTAGTTAGTAGAATCTAACCAGGAGTGAAAAGGTTTTGAAGATTAACTGCAAGGCATCTATAATAGATGCTGTCAAGAAACGTCAAAAGTAAATCACTTGGAAGTAGCGAAGGCAACGAACCTGTTGGTTTCCTGGAGAAATAGCAAGATAATTTTGTGTATGTGCTAATCTCAGAAGCATAGACTCCACTCTGTATTGGGAACCTCGGGAGAGAACTGAGAAAAAGTCGATGCCAAAAACACGAGCAAGCTCTGACGTGCGATTTATCTGTAAAAGATGATTTAGTAAGGATACAACTTGCATACCAAATCAAGTTCGAAAACGTTACATACCATACCATGTCAAGTTGGCTCATTATCTCAAGGGTCAAATTTGCTCTGCGTATCACATATTCTATGCATCGGTATCTCGCACCTGCAGGACCGCTTGAGAACCACTGTGTCAATACTTCATAAGGGATCGACGGAATCTTCTGCCTCAAAACAGCCTCCGACACAGCTTCAATAGTGTACATGTTGAGTTTCACTTCCCCACGAATCAAACGCCACGCGTTGAGAACAATTCTACCTCCAACATGAACACCACTGGCGTGTGTGCGTCCCCACTCGTCCTCAATCACCACTTCTTCCACTTGATCAGGACCGGCTACCAATGGGTCTGGCTGCAGACTGTTACCAAGATTTCTCGTATTATCTGAATCATTTCTCGTGGTCGGAGATGGTGTCCTGGATATGTTATTGAGAAATCTTACACCAA
The sequence above is drawn from the Raphanus sativus cultivar WK10039 chromosome 7, ASM80110v3, whole genome shotgun sequence genome and encodes:
- the LOC108818375 gene encoding mannosyl-oligosaccharide glucosidase GCS1 yields the protein MTGASRRSAHGRIKSSSSSSGGDSLRYPPSIRRGGKGKELVSIGAFKSNLKILVVLMLLGIAVIYFVINRIVVSHESQRKLPRVITPFPAPKLMDLSMFQGEHKESLYWGTYRPHVYFGVRARTPQSLVAGLMWLGVKDEMYVMRHFCENSDDLSSFGWREHNGRDFGRQELVENDMVLETSFVKSKGDDDGSFGYGGDWSVRIDVKNKGLSGDAKRSAHLFFYLADEGGSVLNLGQDALDFQGSSLLVSGSREDVGDWQIHLRSQNQLETHYSGFKTPHIYNLSDLVQRNLALQARKLGRLQLSDTSEDSSNIYVFQISGKLPFTIDIPFVSGIRGESSNLEKRLTSLTGLPLSDLLRKKHREFDAKFTECFNLSEEHDSETVGVGKTAIANMLGGIGYFYGQSKIYAPKSSEPESRDNFLLYWPAELYTAVPSRPFFPRGFLWDEGFHQLLIWRWDFRMTLDIVGHWLDLLNIDGWIPREQILGAEALSKVPEEFVVQYPSNGNPPTLFLVIRDLIDGIKTEKFMASERDEILSFLERASVRLDAWFQWFNTSQTGKERGSYFWHGRDNTTTRELNPKTLSSGLDDYPRASHPSEDERHVDLRCWMYLAADCMNSITKLLGKENKISKEHYDSTAKLLSNFDLLNQMHYDKDHGAYFDFGNHTEKVKLVWKEVISENGHLSRQLIRKSFGKPKLRLVPQVGYVSFFPFMSRIIPAASPILEKQLDLISNRSILWSDYGLVSLAKTSSMYMKRNTEHDAPYWRGPIWMNMNYMILSSLHHYSSVDGPYSEKARAIYKELRSNLIRNVVRNYYETGYIWEQYDQDKGTGKGTRLFTGWSALTLLIMSEEYPIF